In a genomic window of Streptomyces sp. BHT-5-2:
- a CDS encoding YfcC family protein: MTADGEERRRFTFPSALTVLALVTVVVWALAFVLPSGTYVRNAAGRPLQGSYHRIPSGRTFPERLGDLFLSPVNGLYGIKDARTGLVGPDLTGELYGSAGVFLFVLAIGAFITVVFATGALDRGIGRLAHRLRDRGAFLIAGVMAVFSLLGTVEGFAEETLGFYGLIVPLMLALGFDRLVATGTIILGAGIGVLCSTVNPFATGVASSAAEISLGDGITLRVAMWLVLTAVTIAYVIRYARRVRADPGRSLCGFRPGDREHAQTAPDVPEPPPLTALHKTVLIAVAVLFTFMIFSVIPWAGAVTGRADAPPYAWELDWSFPQLAAMFLVGAVLVGMLARMGEQRLSATFVQGAADFIAPALVIVLARGVTVIMNNAKVTDTVLHSIEGVVAGTPAALFGVIVFIVNLPLAFLIPSTSGHATLAMPILAPLADFAGVTRPVVVTAWQAASGWMNLWVPTTAVIMGGVSLAKVGYDTYLRFVAPLLALLFVLICAFVALGAVVT, encoded by the coding sequence ATGACCGCCGACGGGGAGGAGCGGCGCCGCTTCACCTTTCCCAGCGCCCTCACCGTCCTCGCCCTCGTCACGGTCGTCGTCTGGGCGCTGGCGTTCGTGCTGCCCTCCGGCACCTACGTCCGCAACGCCGCCGGCCGCCCCCTCCAGGGCTCCTACCACCGCATCCCGTCCGGCCGGACCTTCCCCGAACGGCTCGGCGACCTCTTCCTCTCCCCGGTCAACGGCCTGTACGGGATCAAGGACGCCCGCACCGGCCTGGTGGGCCCGGACCTGACCGGCGAACTGTACGGGAGCGCCGGGGTCTTCCTCTTCGTCCTCGCCATCGGCGCCTTTATCACCGTCGTCTTCGCCACCGGCGCCCTGGACCGCGGCATCGGCCGCCTCGCCCACCGGCTCCGCGACCGGGGCGCGTTCCTCATCGCCGGCGTCATGGCGGTCTTCTCCCTCCTCGGCACCGTCGAGGGCTTCGCCGAGGAGACCCTGGGCTTCTACGGACTGATCGTCCCCCTGATGCTCGCGCTCGGCTTCGACCGCCTGGTGGCCACCGGCACGATCATCCTCGGCGCCGGCATCGGCGTGCTGTGCTCCACCGTCAACCCGTTCGCCACCGGCGTCGCCTCCTCGGCCGCCGAGATCTCGCTCGGCGACGGCATCACGCTGCGGGTCGCGATGTGGCTGGTGCTCACCGCCGTCACCATCGCCTACGTCATCCGCTACGCCCGCCGGGTCCGCGCCGACCCCGGCCGCTCGCTCTGCGGCTTCCGCCCCGGCGACCGCGAACACGCCCAGACCGCCCCCGACGTCCCCGAACCGCCCCCGCTCACCGCCCTCCACAAAACGGTCCTGATCGCCGTCGCCGTCCTCTTCACCTTCATGATCTTCTCGGTGATCCCCTGGGCCGGTGCCGTGACCGGCCGCGCCGACGCACCCCCCTACGCCTGGGAACTCGACTGGTCGTTCCCGCAGTTGGCGGCGATGTTCCTCGTCGGCGCGGTGCTGGTGGGGATGCTGGCGCGGATGGGGGAGCAGCGGCTCAGCGCGACCTTCGTCCAGGGCGCCGCCGACTTCATCGCACCCGCGCTGGTCATCGTCCTCGCCCGCGGTGTCACCGTCATCATGAACAACGCCAAGGTCACCGACACCGTGCTGCACTCCATCGAGGGCGTGGTCGCGGGCACCCCCGCGGCGCTCTTCGGCGTCATCGTCTTCATCGTGAACCTCCCGCTGGCCTTCCTGATCCCCTCCACCTCCGGCCACGCCACCCTCGCCATGCCGATCCTGGCCCCGCTCGCCGACTTCGCCGGCGTCACCCGCCCCGTCGTCGTCACCGCCTGGCAGGCCGCCAGCGGCTGGATGAACCTCTGGGTCCCCACCACCGCCGTCATCATGGGCGGCGTCTCCCTTGCCAAGGTCGGCTACGACACCTACCTTCGCTTCGTCGCACCCCTCCTCGCCCTCCTCTTTGTCCTGATCTGCGCCTTCGTGGCCCTGGGGGCGGTGGTGACGTGA